In Trifolium pratense cultivar HEN17-A07 linkage group LG7, ARS_RC_1.1, whole genome shotgun sequence, a genomic segment contains:
- the LOC123897471 gene encoding kinesin-like protein KIN-6 isoform X3: protein MDTATPKSCPYTVTVRRNPPRRARATPLPQGSNIYGITPFPNDDLLSQQIPQNPSSTSENENLKVFLRIRPFQSPTQAPQARAKTAWPKNPAKKITTSGINSTKKKSYSSCISINDSESVTLLVPSDLQESKRLKSETYGGFTHVFSSDSSQVEVYDRMVKPMVDEFIKGKSGMLAALGPSGSGKTHTVFGTPRDPGMVPLVLRHIFKETESARSFYIAIFEIYTERGKAEKLFDLLPDGGELSMQQSTIRGQKEVLISNAEQAESLIAHAVIKRATAMTNTNSQSSRSQCIISIRDVPKKWKGVVNYKSSDAVLTIIDLAGAEREKRTGNQGTRLVESNFINNTLMVFGLCLRSLLEHQKNPKKQLQKHFQNSMLTRYLRDYLEGKKRMTLLLTAKSGEDDYLDTSHLLRQASPYMQIKYNIVEPSNMVPKKRHHQPSSVIDNAKQLPSLAHLKRMRLVSEHTVQNDEKGVDECITSKKVCKLDASSSVSLKLECDSHSGNDRSHIIMRNFARVLWNVLKEYNSKLKVAESKILSLNESIGYEKKKNIELETQLNEFRAACCCKGGNEKIDTEDCSSVDHDHPHNLDQEKRIDAASASELIIDDSDEELTLGTTNSELDYKESERKLSVSSTESGHHNNALEVDVVSKISSETFNAESSSEPVLDQSNAEHMLCTTCSELDYEKPERKLSVSLSKPGHSNALEVDAADKIPCETFHLESSSQPTLEQSDEEHMLDFTSTILDSDNSEREVSASLSKPEICKAFEVDAVRKVPKETIHFESSSQPTLDQSDEEHMLGSTSTILDSENSEREVSASLSKPEIFEVDAVRKVPKETFSAKSLSKPRIDHSDEEHVLGATCTTLDSEISDREVLVSSSEPVHDNSLEVDAVSKIPSETFHTQSSSEPRLNLSSEEPTIGPSCTQFVSEKSDSLVLCVSSSSSKSGDHNDLEVDAKSKIPSELFGSSLSTKIDILDPSSPKDVSSTKAQTDKGVNNSRKPPRPKRTLMPSSSMLSRNLSTFDLFDETDKLKGNRSTRKLGARDDPKRSNGSISLLNLLQQRKSNIRH from the exons atgGACACCGCTACCCCAAAATCATGCCCTTACACCGTCACCGTTCGCCGGAACCCTCCCCGGAGAGCTCGCGCTACCCCACTACCACAAGGTTCAAACATATACGGAATCACACCATTTCCTAACGACGATTTGTTATCTCAAcaaataccacaaaatccttcATCAACATCGGAGAACGAGAATCTGAAAGTTTTCCTCAGAATCAGACCTTTTCAATCTCCCACTCAAGCTCCCCAAGCGAGAGCAAAAACCGCTTGGCCTAAAAACCCAGCGAAAAAGATCACAACATCAGGGATTAACTCTACCAAGAAGAAGAGCTATTCTTCTTGCATTTCGATTAACGATTCGGAATCAGTAACGTTATTAGTTCCTTCTGATTTGCAAGAATCGAAGAGACTGAAATCAGAAACTTACGGTGGTTTCACTCACGTTTTTTCTTCTGATTCATCTCAG gttgaagtaTATGATAGAATGGTGAAACCAATGGTGGATGAGTTTATCAAGGGTAAAAGTGGAATGTTGGCTGCATTGGGTCCTAGTGGTTCCGGTAAGACTCATACCGTTTTCGGAACCCCAAGGGACCCTGGTATGGTGCCTCTTGTTTTGCGACATATTTTCAAAGAGACGGAGTCTGCTAG ATCCTTTTACATAGCTATATTTGAGATATATACTGAACGAGGAAAAGCAGAAAAACTGTTTGATTTATTACCAGATGGCGGCGAACTAAGTATGCAACAATCCACCATAAGAGGCCAAAAAGAG GTTCTCATCTCTAATGCTGAACAGGCAGAATCCTTGATAGCACATGCTGTGATAAAACGTGCAACGGCAATGACAAATACAAACAGTCAGTCAAG TCGGTCACAGTGCATCATAAGCATTCGTGATGTTCCTAAAAAATGGAAAGGAGTGGTCAATTATAAGTCAAGCGATGCTGTTTTGACTATCATTGACCTTGCTGGAgcagaaagagaaaaaagaacagGAAATCAG GGGACAAGATTGGTTGAAAGCAATTTTATCAACAACACATTGATGGTGTTTGGCTTATGTTTAAGA TCTCTATTGGAGCACCAAAAAAATCCCAAGAAACAATTGCAGAAGCACTTTCAAAATTCTATG TTAACAAGGTATTTGCGAGATTATTTAGAGGGCAAGAAGCGCATGACCTTG CTTTTAACAGCAAAGTCAGGAGAGGATGATTATCTCGATACTTCTCACCTACTTAGACAGGCCTCTCCTTACATGCAAATCAA GTATAATATAGTTGAACCATCAAATATGGTTCCCAAAAAAAGGCATCATCAACCTTCTTCCGTAATTGATAATGCAAAGCAATTGCCTTCATTAGCACATTTAAAGAGAATGAGACTCGTTAGTGAACATACTGTGCAG AATGATGAAAAGGGTGTTGATGAATGTATCACTTCGAAGAAAG TGTGTAAATTAGATGCTAGCAGTTCTGTCTCTTTAAAGTTGGAGTGTGATAGCCACTCTGGGAATGATAGAAGTCACATTATAATGAGGAATTTTGCAAGAGTCTTATGGAATGTATTGAAGGAATATAATTCCAAACTGAAG GTTGCGGAAAGCAAAATACTAAGTCTCAATGAAAGCATAGGAtacgaaaagaaaaaaaatatagagttGGAAACGCAGCTGAATGAGTTTAGGGCTGCCTGTTGTTGCAAAGGAGGAAACGAAAAAATCGATACTGAAGACTGTTCATCAGTTGATCATGATCACCCACATAATTTGGACCAAGAG AAAAGGATTGATGCAGCGTCAGCATCTGAGCTTATAATTGACGATTCAGATGAAGAGCTTACACTGGGTACTACTAATTCAGAGTTAGATTATAAAGAATCAGAAAG GAAACTTTCAGTGTCCTCAACAGAGTCAGGACATCATAATAATGCTTTGGAGGTGGATGTTGTGAGCAAGATATCTAGT GAAACATTTAATGCAGAGTCATCATCAGAGCCGGTACTTGACCAGTCAAATGCTGAGCATATGCTTTGTACTACATGTTCAGAGTTAGATTATGAAAAACCGGAAAG GAAACTCTCTGTCTCGTTGTCAAAGCCAGGGCATTCTAATGCATTGGAGGTTGATGCTGCAGACAAGATACCTTGT GAAACATTTCATTTAGAGTCATCATCTCAGCCAACACTTGAACAGTCAGATGAAGAGCATATGCTGGATTTTACTAGTACGATTTTAGATTCTGATAACTCCGAAAG GGAAGTCTCTGCATCGTTATCAAAGCCAGAAATTTGTAAGGCTTTTGAAGTTGATGCTGTGAGGAAGGTACCTAAG GAAACAATTCATTTTGAGTCATCATCTCAGCCAACACTTGACCAGTCGGATGAAGAGCACATGCTTGGTTCTACTAGTACGATTTTAGATTCTGAAAACTCCGAAAG GGAAGTGTCTGCATCCTTATCAAAGCCAGAAATTTTTGAAGTTGATGCTGTGAGGAAGGTACCTAAG GAAACATTCAGTGCAAAGTCATTATCTAAGCCTAGAATTGACCATTCGGATGAAGAGCATGTGCTCGGTGCCACCTGTACGACGTTAGACTCTGAAATATCAGATAG GGAAGTCTTGGTCTCTTCTTCAGAGCCTGTGCATGATAATTCTTTGGAGGTTGATGCTGTGAGCAAGATACCTAGT GAAACATTTCACACACAGTCATCATCAGAGCCTAGACTTAACCTCTCAAGTGAAGAGCCGACGATTGGACCTTCTTGTACACAATTCGTGTCTGAAAAATCAGATAGTTTAGTCTT GTGTGTTTCGTCCTCCTCGTCAAAATCAGGGGATCATAATGATTTGGAAGTAGATGCTAAGAGCAAGATACCGAGT GAATTGTTCGGTTCTTctttatcaacaaaaattgacATTTTGGATCCTTCATCGCCCAAAGATGTTTCATCTACTAAAGCCCAGACTGATAAAGGAGTCAATAACTCCCGTAAACCTCCTAGGCCGAAAAG GACACTTATGCCTTCCTCATCCATGTTATCAAGAAACTTGAGCACCTTTGATCTTTTTGACGAAACCGATAAATTGAAG GGGAATAGAAGCACAAGGAAATTGGGTGCACGTGATGATCCTAAAAGATCAAATGGAAGTATCTCTCTGCTCAATTTGCTCCAACAGAGAAAAAGCAATATTCGTCACTAG
- the LOC123897471 gene encoding kinesin-like protein KIN-6 isoform X1, whose product MDTATPKSCPYTVTVRRNPPRRARATPLPQGSNIYGITPFPNDDLLSQQIPQNPSSTSENENLKVFLRIRPFQSPTQAPQARAKTAWPKNPAKKITTSGINSTKKKSYSSCISINDSESVTLLVPSDLQESKRLKSETYGGFTHVFSSDSSQVEVYDRMVKPMVDEFIKGKSGMLAALGPSGSGKTHTVFGTPRDPGMVPLVLRHIFKETESARSFYIAIFEIYTERGKAEKLFDLLPDGGELSMQQSTIRGQKEVLISNAEQAESLIAHAVIKRATAMTNTNSQSSRSQCIISIRDVPKKWKGVVNYKSSDAVLTIIDLAGAEREKRTGNQGTRLVESNFINNTLMVFGLCLRSLLEHQKNPKKQLQKHFQNSMLTRYLRDYLEGKKRMTLLLTAKSGEDDYLDTSHLLRQASPYMQIKYNIVEPSNMVPKKRHHQPSSVIDNAKQLPSLAHLKRMRLVSEHTVQNDEKGVDECITSKKVCKLDASSSVSLKLECDSHSGNDRSHIIMRNFARVLWNVLKEYNSKLKVAESKILSLNESIGYEKKKNIELETQLNEFRAACCCKGGNEKIDTEDCSSVDHDHPHNLDQEKRIDAASASELIIDDSDEELTLGTTNSELDYKESERKLSVSSTESGYHNALKLDDVSKETFHAELSSLPRLEQSDDEHPRHHFIDYEKSDWEPSDFLSNLGHHNAVEVDVVSKISSETIDSESASEPIIDQSDEEYTPGTTNAELDSKESERKLSVSSTESGHHNNALEVDVVSKISSETFNAESSSEPVLDQSNAEHMLCTTCSELDYEKPERKLSVSLSKPGHSNALEVDAADKIPCETFHLESSSQPTLEQSDEEHMLDFTSTILDSDNSEREVSASLSKPEICKAFEVDAVRKVPKETIHFESSSQPTLDQSDEEHMLGSTSTILDSENSEREVSASLSKPEIFEVDAVRKVPKETFSAKSLSKPRIDHSDEEHVLGATCTTLDSEISDREVLVSSSEPVHDNSLEVDAVSKIPSETFHTQSSSEPRLNLSSEEPTIGPSCTQFVSEKSDSLVLCVSSSSSKSGDHNDLEVDAKSKIPSELFGSSLSTKIDILDPSSPKDVSSTKAQTDKGVNNSRKPPRPKRTLMPSSSMLSRNLSTFDLFDETDKLKGNRSTRKLGARDDPKRSNGSISLLNLLQQRKSNIRH is encoded by the exons atgGACACCGCTACCCCAAAATCATGCCCTTACACCGTCACCGTTCGCCGGAACCCTCCCCGGAGAGCTCGCGCTACCCCACTACCACAAGGTTCAAACATATACGGAATCACACCATTTCCTAACGACGATTTGTTATCTCAAcaaataccacaaaatccttcATCAACATCGGAGAACGAGAATCTGAAAGTTTTCCTCAGAATCAGACCTTTTCAATCTCCCACTCAAGCTCCCCAAGCGAGAGCAAAAACCGCTTGGCCTAAAAACCCAGCGAAAAAGATCACAACATCAGGGATTAACTCTACCAAGAAGAAGAGCTATTCTTCTTGCATTTCGATTAACGATTCGGAATCAGTAACGTTATTAGTTCCTTCTGATTTGCAAGAATCGAAGAGACTGAAATCAGAAACTTACGGTGGTTTCACTCACGTTTTTTCTTCTGATTCATCTCAG gttgaagtaTATGATAGAATGGTGAAACCAATGGTGGATGAGTTTATCAAGGGTAAAAGTGGAATGTTGGCTGCATTGGGTCCTAGTGGTTCCGGTAAGACTCATACCGTTTTCGGAACCCCAAGGGACCCTGGTATGGTGCCTCTTGTTTTGCGACATATTTTCAAAGAGACGGAGTCTGCTAG ATCCTTTTACATAGCTATATTTGAGATATATACTGAACGAGGAAAAGCAGAAAAACTGTTTGATTTATTACCAGATGGCGGCGAACTAAGTATGCAACAATCCACCATAAGAGGCCAAAAAGAG GTTCTCATCTCTAATGCTGAACAGGCAGAATCCTTGATAGCACATGCTGTGATAAAACGTGCAACGGCAATGACAAATACAAACAGTCAGTCAAG TCGGTCACAGTGCATCATAAGCATTCGTGATGTTCCTAAAAAATGGAAAGGAGTGGTCAATTATAAGTCAAGCGATGCTGTTTTGACTATCATTGACCTTGCTGGAgcagaaagagaaaaaagaacagGAAATCAG GGGACAAGATTGGTTGAAAGCAATTTTATCAACAACACATTGATGGTGTTTGGCTTATGTTTAAGA TCTCTATTGGAGCACCAAAAAAATCCCAAGAAACAATTGCAGAAGCACTTTCAAAATTCTATG TTAACAAGGTATTTGCGAGATTATTTAGAGGGCAAGAAGCGCATGACCTTG CTTTTAACAGCAAAGTCAGGAGAGGATGATTATCTCGATACTTCTCACCTACTTAGACAGGCCTCTCCTTACATGCAAATCAA GTATAATATAGTTGAACCATCAAATATGGTTCCCAAAAAAAGGCATCATCAACCTTCTTCCGTAATTGATAATGCAAAGCAATTGCCTTCATTAGCACATTTAAAGAGAATGAGACTCGTTAGTGAACATACTGTGCAG AATGATGAAAAGGGTGTTGATGAATGTATCACTTCGAAGAAAG TGTGTAAATTAGATGCTAGCAGTTCTGTCTCTTTAAAGTTGGAGTGTGATAGCCACTCTGGGAATGATAGAAGTCACATTATAATGAGGAATTTTGCAAGAGTCTTATGGAATGTATTGAAGGAATATAATTCCAAACTGAAG GTTGCGGAAAGCAAAATACTAAGTCTCAATGAAAGCATAGGAtacgaaaagaaaaaaaatatagagttGGAAACGCAGCTGAATGAGTTTAGGGCTGCCTGTTGTTGCAAAGGAGGAAACGAAAAAATCGATACTGAAGACTGTTCATCAGTTGATCATGATCACCCACATAATTTGGACCAAGAG AAAAGGATTGATGCAGCGTCAGCATCTGAGCTTATAATTGACGATTCAGATGAAGAGCTTACACTGGGTACTACTAATTCAGAGTTAGATTATAAAGAATCAGAAAG GAAACTTTCAGTCTCCTCAACAGAGTCAGGATATCATAATGCTTTGAAGCTTGATGATGTAAGCAAG GAAACATTTCATGCAGAGTTATCATCTCTTCCGAGACTTGAACAGTCAGATGACGAGCATCCACGTCATCATTTCATTGATTACGAAAAATCAGATTG GGAACCCTCGGACTTCTTGTCGAATTTGGGGCACCATAATGCTGTGGAGGTGGATGTTGTGAGCAAGATATCTAGT GAAACAATTGACTCAGAGTCAGCATCTGAGCCTATAATTGACCAGTCAGATGAAGAGTATACACCGGGTACTACGAATGCTGAGTTAGATTCTAAAGAATCAGAAAG GAAACTTTCAGTGTCCTCAACAGAGTCAGGACATCATAATAATGCTTTGGAGGTGGATGTTGTGAGCAAGATATCTAGT GAAACATTTAATGCAGAGTCATCATCAGAGCCGGTACTTGACCAGTCAAATGCTGAGCATATGCTTTGTACTACATGTTCAGAGTTAGATTATGAAAAACCGGAAAG GAAACTCTCTGTCTCGTTGTCAAAGCCAGGGCATTCTAATGCATTGGAGGTTGATGCTGCAGACAAGATACCTTGT GAAACATTTCATTTAGAGTCATCATCTCAGCCAACACTTGAACAGTCAGATGAAGAGCATATGCTGGATTTTACTAGTACGATTTTAGATTCTGATAACTCCGAAAG GGAAGTCTCTGCATCGTTATCAAAGCCAGAAATTTGTAAGGCTTTTGAAGTTGATGCTGTGAGGAAGGTACCTAAG GAAACAATTCATTTTGAGTCATCATCTCAGCCAACACTTGACCAGTCGGATGAAGAGCACATGCTTGGTTCTACTAGTACGATTTTAGATTCTGAAAACTCCGAAAG GGAAGTGTCTGCATCCTTATCAAAGCCAGAAATTTTTGAAGTTGATGCTGTGAGGAAGGTACCTAAG GAAACATTCAGTGCAAAGTCATTATCTAAGCCTAGAATTGACCATTCGGATGAAGAGCATGTGCTCGGTGCCACCTGTACGACGTTAGACTCTGAAATATCAGATAG GGAAGTCTTGGTCTCTTCTTCAGAGCCTGTGCATGATAATTCTTTGGAGGTTGATGCTGTGAGCAAGATACCTAGT GAAACATTTCACACACAGTCATCATCAGAGCCTAGACTTAACCTCTCAAGTGAAGAGCCGACGATTGGACCTTCTTGTACACAATTCGTGTCTGAAAAATCAGATAGTTTAGTCTT GTGTGTTTCGTCCTCCTCGTCAAAATCAGGGGATCATAATGATTTGGAAGTAGATGCTAAGAGCAAGATACCGAGT GAATTGTTCGGTTCTTctttatcaacaaaaattgacATTTTGGATCCTTCATCGCCCAAAGATGTTTCATCTACTAAAGCCCAGACTGATAAAGGAGTCAATAACTCCCGTAAACCTCCTAGGCCGAAAAG GACACTTATGCCTTCCTCATCCATGTTATCAAGAAACTTGAGCACCTTTGATCTTTTTGACGAAACCGATAAATTGAAG GGGAATAGAAGCACAAGGAAATTGGGTGCACGTGATGATCCTAAAAGATCAAATGGAAGTATCTCTCTGCTCAATTTGCTCCAACAGAGAAAAAGCAATATTCGTCACTAG
- the LOC123897471 gene encoding kinesin-like protein KIN-6 isoform X2, translating to MDTATPKSCPYTVTVRRNPPRRARATPLPQGSNIYGITPFPNDDLLSQQIPQNPSSTSENENLKVFLRIRPFQSPTQAPQARAKTAWPKNPAKKITTSGINSTKKKSYSSCISINDSESVTLLVPSDLQESKRLKSETYGGFTHVFSSDSSQVEVYDRMVKPMVDEFIKGKSGMLAALGPSGSGKTHTVFGTPRDPGMVPLVLRHIFKETESARSFYIAIFEIYTERGKAEKLFDLLPDGGELSMQQSTIRGQKEVLISNAEQAESLIAHAVIKRATAMTNTNSQSSRSQCIISIRDVPKKWKGVVNYKSSDAVLTIIDLAGAEREKRTGNQGTRLVESNFINNTLMVFGLCLRSLLEHQKNPKKQLQKHFQNSMLTRYLRDYLEGKKRMTLLLTAKSGEDDYLDTSHLLRQASPYMQIKYNIVEPSNMVPKKRHHQPSSVIDNAKQLPSLAHLKRMRLVSEHTVQNDEKGVDECITSKKDASSSVSLKLECDSHSGNDRSHIIMRNFARVLWNVLKEYNSKLKVAESKILSLNESIGYEKKKNIELETQLNEFRAACCCKGGNEKIDTEDCSSVDHDHPHNLDQEKRIDAASASELIIDDSDEELTLGTTNSELDYKESERKLSVSSTESGYHNALKLDDVSKETFHAELSSLPRLEQSDDEHPRHHFIDYEKSDWEPSDFLSNLGHHNAVEVDVVSKISSETIDSESASEPIIDQSDEEYTPGTTNAELDSKESERKLSVSSTESGHHNNALEVDVVSKISSETFNAESSSEPVLDQSNAEHMLCTTCSELDYEKPERKLSVSLSKPGHSNALEVDAADKIPCETFHLESSSQPTLEQSDEEHMLDFTSTILDSDNSEREVSASLSKPEICKAFEVDAVRKVPKETIHFESSSQPTLDQSDEEHMLGSTSTILDSENSEREVSASLSKPEIFEVDAVRKVPKETFSAKSLSKPRIDHSDEEHVLGATCTTLDSEISDREVLVSSSEPVHDNSLEVDAVSKIPSETFHTQSSSEPRLNLSSEEPTIGPSCTQFVSEKSDSLVLCVSSSSSKSGDHNDLEVDAKSKIPSELFGSSLSTKIDILDPSSPKDVSSTKAQTDKGVNNSRKPPRPKRTLMPSSSMLSRNLSTFDLFDETDKLKGNRSTRKLGARDDPKRSNGSISLLNLLQQRKSNIRH from the exons atgGACACCGCTACCCCAAAATCATGCCCTTACACCGTCACCGTTCGCCGGAACCCTCCCCGGAGAGCTCGCGCTACCCCACTACCACAAGGTTCAAACATATACGGAATCACACCATTTCCTAACGACGATTTGTTATCTCAAcaaataccacaaaatccttcATCAACATCGGAGAACGAGAATCTGAAAGTTTTCCTCAGAATCAGACCTTTTCAATCTCCCACTCAAGCTCCCCAAGCGAGAGCAAAAACCGCTTGGCCTAAAAACCCAGCGAAAAAGATCACAACATCAGGGATTAACTCTACCAAGAAGAAGAGCTATTCTTCTTGCATTTCGATTAACGATTCGGAATCAGTAACGTTATTAGTTCCTTCTGATTTGCAAGAATCGAAGAGACTGAAATCAGAAACTTACGGTGGTTTCACTCACGTTTTTTCTTCTGATTCATCTCAG gttgaagtaTATGATAGAATGGTGAAACCAATGGTGGATGAGTTTATCAAGGGTAAAAGTGGAATGTTGGCTGCATTGGGTCCTAGTGGTTCCGGTAAGACTCATACCGTTTTCGGAACCCCAAGGGACCCTGGTATGGTGCCTCTTGTTTTGCGACATATTTTCAAAGAGACGGAGTCTGCTAG ATCCTTTTACATAGCTATATTTGAGATATATACTGAACGAGGAAAAGCAGAAAAACTGTTTGATTTATTACCAGATGGCGGCGAACTAAGTATGCAACAATCCACCATAAGAGGCCAAAAAGAG GTTCTCATCTCTAATGCTGAACAGGCAGAATCCTTGATAGCACATGCTGTGATAAAACGTGCAACGGCAATGACAAATACAAACAGTCAGTCAAG TCGGTCACAGTGCATCATAAGCATTCGTGATGTTCCTAAAAAATGGAAAGGAGTGGTCAATTATAAGTCAAGCGATGCTGTTTTGACTATCATTGACCTTGCTGGAgcagaaagagaaaaaagaacagGAAATCAG GGGACAAGATTGGTTGAAAGCAATTTTATCAACAACACATTGATGGTGTTTGGCTTATGTTTAAGA TCTCTATTGGAGCACCAAAAAAATCCCAAGAAACAATTGCAGAAGCACTTTCAAAATTCTATG TTAACAAGGTATTTGCGAGATTATTTAGAGGGCAAGAAGCGCATGACCTTG CTTTTAACAGCAAAGTCAGGAGAGGATGATTATCTCGATACTTCTCACCTACTTAGACAGGCCTCTCCTTACATGCAAATCAA GTATAATATAGTTGAACCATCAAATATGGTTCCCAAAAAAAGGCATCATCAACCTTCTTCCGTAATTGATAATGCAAAGCAATTGCCTTCATTAGCACATTTAAAGAGAATGAGACTCGTTAGTGAACATACTGTGCAG AATGATGAAAAGGGTGTTGATGAATGTATCACTTCGAAGAAAG ATGCTAGCAGTTCTGTCTCTTTAAAGTTGGAGTGTGATAGCCACTCTGGGAATGATAGAAGTCACATTATAATGAGGAATTTTGCAAGAGTCTTATGGAATGTATTGAAGGAATATAATTCCAAACTGAAG GTTGCGGAAAGCAAAATACTAAGTCTCAATGAAAGCATAGGAtacgaaaagaaaaaaaatatagagttGGAAACGCAGCTGAATGAGTTTAGGGCTGCCTGTTGTTGCAAAGGAGGAAACGAAAAAATCGATACTGAAGACTGTTCATCAGTTGATCATGATCACCCACATAATTTGGACCAAGAG AAAAGGATTGATGCAGCGTCAGCATCTGAGCTTATAATTGACGATTCAGATGAAGAGCTTACACTGGGTACTACTAATTCAGAGTTAGATTATAAAGAATCAGAAAG GAAACTTTCAGTCTCCTCAACAGAGTCAGGATATCATAATGCTTTGAAGCTTGATGATGTAAGCAAG GAAACATTTCATGCAGAGTTATCATCTCTTCCGAGACTTGAACAGTCAGATGACGAGCATCCACGTCATCATTTCATTGATTACGAAAAATCAGATTG GGAACCCTCGGACTTCTTGTCGAATTTGGGGCACCATAATGCTGTGGAGGTGGATGTTGTGAGCAAGATATCTAGT GAAACAATTGACTCAGAGTCAGCATCTGAGCCTATAATTGACCAGTCAGATGAAGAGTATACACCGGGTACTACGAATGCTGAGTTAGATTCTAAAGAATCAGAAAG GAAACTTTCAGTGTCCTCAACAGAGTCAGGACATCATAATAATGCTTTGGAGGTGGATGTTGTGAGCAAGATATCTAGT GAAACATTTAATGCAGAGTCATCATCAGAGCCGGTACTTGACCAGTCAAATGCTGAGCATATGCTTTGTACTACATGTTCAGAGTTAGATTATGAAAAACCGGAAAG GAAACTCTCTGTCTCGTTGTCAAAGCCAGGGCATTCTAATGCATTGGAGGTTGATGCTGCAGACAAGATACCTTGT GAAACATTTCATTTAGAGTCATCATCTCAGCCAACACTTGAACAGTCAGATGAAGAGCATATGCTGGATTTTACTAGTACGATTTTAGATTCTGATAACTCCGAAAG GGAAGTCTCTGCATCGTTATCAAAGCCAGAAATTTGTAAGGCTTTTGAAGTTGATGCTGTGAGGAAGGTACCTAAG GAAACAATTCATTTTGAGTCATCATCTCAGCCAACACTTGACCAGTCGGATGAAGAGCACATGCTTGGTTCTACTAGTACGATTTTAGATTCTGAAAACTCCGAAAG GGAAGTGTCTGCATCCTTATCAAAGCCAGAAATTTTTGAAGTTGATGCTGTGAGGAAGGTACCTAAG GAAACATTCAGTGCAAAGTCATTATCTAAGCCTAGAATTGACCATTCGGATGAAGAGCATGTGCTCGGTGCCACCTGTACGACGTTAGACTCTGAAATATCAGATAG GGAAGTCTTGGTCTCTTCTTCAGAGCCTGTGCATGATAATTCTTTGGAGGTTGATGCTGTGAGCAAGATACCTAGT GAAACATTTCACACACAGTCATCATCAGAGCCTAGACTTAACCTCTCAAGTGAAGAGCCGACGATTGGACCTTCTTGTACACAATTCGTGTCTGAAAAATCAGATAGTTTAGTCTT GTGTGTTTCGTCCTCCTCGTCAAAATCAGGGGATCATAATGATTTGGAAGTAGATGCTAAGAGCAAGATACCGAGT GAATTGTTCGGTTCTTctttatcaacaaaaattgacATTTTGGATCCTTCATCGCCCAAAGATGTTTCATCTACTAAAGCCCAGACTGATAAAGGAGTCAATAACTCCCGTAAACCTCCTAGGCCGAAAAG GACACTTATGCCTTCCTCATCCATGTTATCAAGAAACTTGAGCACCTTTGATCTTTTTGACGAAACCGATAAATTGAAG GGGAATAGAAGCACAAGGAAATTGGGTGCACGTGATGATCCTAAAAGATCAAATGGAAGTATCTCTCTGCTCAATTTGCTCCAACAGAGAAAAAGCAATATTCGTCACTAG